The Telopea speciosissima isolate NSW1024214 ecotype Mountain lineage chromosome 11, Tspe_v1, whole genome shotgun sequence genome includes the window agcactggtccattggactGGTTGATCCAGATCAACCAGTatggatggaccagtaggtaAAACCCTACTGTTTTTGCATTTGGGTCCCACTGAGGCATGTGCCATGCTTAGGGCATTGTCCTTGTATAACTTGTGGCCTTTAAACCCCATTTAATCATTTAAAAACGATTTTATTCCCGTTTTGGTTAAGCAGGGGTTGTACTAAGGTTGTCCATCAATTTGTGTATGGAACAGCAACACGGGTCTGGTAGTTGCCTCCGGATCGGTAGGTATAGCATCACTGGAGatttccccttaaaaaaaaatgagtacCGGATCGATACACCACAGGTTGCTAAGGGGTAAGACCCAGGGTCCATCGAGTTCCGGACCTACATTCGAAGTTCTAGTCAGGGTCCGGGCACGGATGTAACATCCAGTGAGGCTGAGCATCCAAGGAGACATTTGACAGCTGTCTCGTTGATCTGCTCCCCCACTAGGGGATGGTGGAGACATATCTGAAACCTCCATGGggcgtgggtcccacaccccatggagggttgGGATCTGTCCCCACCGCTCCCCATGTTGGAAGGTGATCACGTTCAAGTGTATTCCTAGGGGAAATGTGCAGAGGGAGGCTTCAATACTAAAGCTAGGTCGACCGAGGACATAATGctactttaccaaaaaaataaaaaggacatTCTGCTACCTCTGTTGCAAGAATGTTCATGCTACACGGTTCACAACCAAAGAAACGGAATCTAAAAGGATGCGTGGAACAGACAAAAATATAGGAGGGTCTTTGTGAACAAATAAGTAGTAAATTATTCCATATCTATGGCTGGAAGGCCGGGTACCAGGAACATTCCTGGAACTTGGTAACAGAAAAATTTTGTTCCATAAAGCAGCACTTGCAGTTGTAATCATTTCTACTTTTTggtattaccaaaaaaaaattctatttttttggggatAATCATGTCATAAGTCAGAACCTGTAAATGAAGTTGAGTGGTTTCTTTACCCTATTACCCCTACTCTACAACAAGCGGCATTAACTATTATTATTTGGTTATAAAGACTTTTTCTACCCCTACACTCGAGTGACTTGGGGGCAATTTAGTAAGGTTACAAGGCTTAGTGTAACCAATCGTGGTTACACATAGCACATCCCAAGTTTTAAATACCTACATTTttgtcaaaaaaatatatacggGAGAAAGAACGCTGACCGGTCTTGTGGCACAGTGTGTACTTGTACTCAGACACAGCCGCCGGCGAAATGATTAACGCACCCCTATAAAGGCAGAAAGGACCAGGGGTGCATCGATCATTTTGTGAGCGGCTGTGTTTAGGTGCAGATACATGCCGCACCCAACAACCAGTTAAGgttccttttcccaaaaaaatataaatatacctATATAAGCGTCATTCAAATATTTTCAAGGGAAAGGGATATGCATACTGCCCTCATGTGGTAAGTTAACCGATGGCAACAAATGGGGATGTGAGACAAGGCATCATACTAGCTAACGGTAGGTAGACTAAGCCATCTCTAGCATGACATGACATGGCATGACACAAAataggattgagctcctctccagtgagcccagcacgcccagggagCATCTAGCCATTGGGCGTGCTGTACACATCTCaaggcatgcaccgagatgtaTGCGGCAtggcccaacccttggatgccccctaggcACACCCTGGTGCTAGCCTCCCCGGAGGAGCCGGATCCCACAAAATAActcttatataaatataaggaaaaagttctctgttcgggagtgtggcctatgccagcactcccatgagtctatctctctcctccccatgtgaaaagacacctctgcccccttattttaaagagaaaagagatagacacatggtaatactggcataggccacacggattggggttttttttattttttatttttatgagaaATTAAAGGGTCGTTTTAATGTCAACACAACCGACGCATAAGGGGAAGGGGACAAAcaataataaagaagagaaggttCCGTATGAGCAAAACAACAGAATGAGGAGACCAAAGGGAAGATTCTTTATTAATTTGCGAATTGCTTAGAGATTAAGCGTCCGAGTCCGATGGCCCGCTGACGACTGTCCGCGTCCGAATCACCACCACCGTCCCCACAAAGTACGTTGAAAGTAACGCGTTGTTTACGCGGTGTGGGCGGTGGTGGGCACGCACACCAAAAGATATACTCAGCAATAAATCTCCTCATCTGCCTCCTCCATTTTTCTTGACTTTCTACAATTTGATTTCACTGCTCAACTTAGCCGCTTCTATCCATATCGATATCTCCGTCTCTGTACCAATTCGGTAAGCTTTCTTCCTTGTTTCTTTGTCGAGGTCGATCGATTTCAGAGATCTCTGGTGGTTAAATTTTTCCTTCCTGTTCTATGTtacctcttttctttttctttttttatacgGGGATGTTGAATGATTCTACTTGTAAATATCGTCGAGCTATGGAATTGTAAAAATACCTTTGAGAATCCTGTTCCAATAGCAATTGTATTCACCGAGGTTAAACAGTTCTGGTTCTAAATTATCTGTTTCGTATTTATTGTTTGTAAAGATTCGAGGATTTCGTCACATGAATTACCAGTTACAGCTTATTAAAGGATTTAAGGGTTGCTCTCTCTCTattccccaccccacccccaccatcCCCCAAATAGatcgctctctctctcaagcCAAGTTGCATTTGATCCCGTTGAATTCTGATTTATTTCGAAATATTTCATCTGATTTATGTGGGTCTGCTGCATCTGTCAATCCAAAATTgtatgattttgttttgttgAGCATTCTTTTCAGCGTGTAAAGTTGTTGaaggtttctattttgtgaCCTCTTCCAAGAATCATTGCATTTTATGAAGATAACCGCTAGGAGTATGCAGCAGCTTTGTCTTGTAAATGAAGTTAGGGCCTAAGAAAGTGTATTAACGTCATTCCTTCGCTTTGTTTTCGTTAATTAGTGAGGAAGCATGAAGAAATATTTCTTCTTCCCAAACCATGTATTCCTATACGTTAGCCCTTTCAGATACTTCAAAATGTAATTCTTTTAATAGACAATCATAGCTTACTCATTGTAATCCTTTAGGGGGATGAAGAGGAATCATGGCATCACAATCACAGATTTTACCAACTATATCTCTGGATTTATCAAAATCTATGTAATGCTCAATATGCGATTATATGAGCATGTGAATTTCATGAGGTTCCTTGGCCAAATTCCGTAACTATACAATTTTGATGATTTCTGTGCTGGTGTTCAAAAATAGACTATAATGATTATTTTGGCCATCATTCTTTCATGACAACTCGTTGATCCTTGGTATACTTGCCAGGGTGAAATTTGGTACAACCTTATCATATAGAAACCTCTCTATTAGTGTTATCTATTACTTATTACATGCATTGGTAATTGGATCAGGCACCCATTTTGGGAGCAAGACCCGGTCAGAAGAAACACTACATAGTGctctaaatatttttaataaatcatCAATCCTAGATAAACTATTTTATGTAAGATTTCCTACAAGCTCTTTGCACTGTCAAGgtaaaattggtattgattcttTATTTGCTGCATTATTTCCTCCATGATTGCTTTCCCACTTAATTTGTAATGTATGCGGAGAATAGTTTGTAATCATGTTGACAAAATACCTCTATAGTTGAACTGAAAATAAGTTGAAATGTCTTGATGGTTAAGTTAGCTTGTCATTAACAACATTGGTGTTAAGGCAGATGCTTTAAAGGGAAAAGGATGATCAAAacaatggaaatttttttactCATTGGGGATAGAACCATTGATCTCTGAAATATAGTAGtggaaaggaaagaaattgGTGCAATGGAAGTGGCTTTGGAAGTATCCCTATTATACATTTTAGTCCTGGCTGCTACAACTGAATCTTGCTTTTTTAGGCCAAACTTGTATTATGCAGATTGTCTCTAACAGGCCCTTGTCTGTTGGTTCTTGTAGCATCTGATATAAGCCGAGGGAAAAATGGATCGTGGGAAGGACAAGAATTATGATGACAAAGGGCTTTTTTCAAACCTAGCTCATGGTTTTGGTGGATATGGACATTACCCCCCACCATCTGGAGCATACCCTCCCCAAGGTTACCCTCCACAAGGTTATCCTCCACAAGGTTACCCACCCCAAGGTTACCCTCCCCAAGGTTACCCTCCTCAAGGTTACCCTCCGCAAGGTTACCCACCAGCAGGATATCCCTCACAAGGCTACCCACCAGCAGGATATCCTCCTCCAAGCGCATACCCACCAGGAGGATATCCTCGTCCTCCTCCATCTGCTCCGCATTATCCAGGTATGTAGTAGAAAAACTGCCAATATAAGTATTCCTTCACTATGGTAAATGCCTAAATTTGA containing:
- the LOC122646774 gene encoding glycine-rich protein A3-like, with the translated sequence MDRGKDKNYDDKGLFSNLAHGFGGYGHYPPPSGAYPPQGYPPQGYPPQGYPPQGYPPQGYPPQGYPPQGYPPAGYPSQGYPPAGYPPPSAYPPGGYPRPPPSAPHYPGHGSGSGMGALLAGGAAAAAAAYGAHSMSHGAHHLGHGAYFGGHGKHGKFKHGKFKHGKFGRFGHGKHKRFGGKFKKWK